One window of Lawsonibacter asaccharolyticus genomic DNA carries:
- a CDS encoding integrase yields MPAYKDKAKGTWYASFYYEDWTGKKVKKMKRGFPTKREALEWERTFLQQQTADLEMTFENFVAVYVADMKGRIKENTWGTKEHILYKKLVPYFGKRKMCDIHSKEVMAWQNEMLNYRDEKGKPYSPVYLKTLHNQLSAVFNHAVRHYNLKVNPAAQVGNMGKAKGREMLFWTKAEYLKFAEAMMDKPLSYYAFEMLYWCGVREGELLALTPADFDFEKQTVTISKSYQRIKGRDVITDPKTPKSNRVIQMPSFLCDEMADYIKSLYAVEPADRIFTVTKSYLHREMDRGGKSGRGQADQNT; encoded by the coding sequence ATGCCAGCATACAAAGACAAGGCAAAAGGTACATGGTATGCGTCCTTTTACTACGAGGACTGGACAGGCAAAAAGGTCAAAAAGATGAAACGGGGCTTTCCAACCAAGCGAGAGGCGCTTGAATGGGAGCGGACATTCCTGCAACAGCAGACCGCCGATCTGGAAATGACCTTTGAGAACTTTGTGGCCGTCTATGTGGCGGACATGAAGGGCCGTATCAAGGAAAACACCTGGGGCACAAAAGAACATATCCTCTACAAGAAGTTGGTGCCCTACTTCGGCAAACGGAAGATGTGTGACATACACTCAAAAGAGGTCATGGCGTGGCAGAATGAAATGCTCAACTACCGGGACGAAAAGGGCAAGCCCTATTCCCCGGTGTACCTGAAAACGCTCCATAACCAGTTGAGCGCCGTGTTCAATCATGCGGTGCGGCACTACAATCTGAAAGTCAACCCCGCCGCCCAGGTGGGGAACATGGGCAAGGCCAAGGGCCGGGAAATGCTGTTCTGGACAAAGGCGGAGTACCTGAAATTTGCGGAGGCCATGATGGACAAGCCTCTGTCCTACTACGCCTTTGAAATGCTCTACTGGTGCGGGGTGCGGGAGGGGGAACTGCTGGCCCTCACCCCTGCCGACTTCGACTTTGAGAAACAGACCGTCACCATCTCCAAGTCCTACCAGCGTATCAAGGGCCGGGATGTTATCACCGACCCCAAGACGCCCAAGAGCAACCGGGTCATTCAAATGCCCTCTTTCCTCTGTGACGAGATGGCGGACTACATCAAGAGCCTGTACGCCGTGGAGCCGGCAGACCGTATCTTCACGGTAACAAAGTCCTATCTTCACCGTGAGATGGACAGGGGGGGCAAAAGTGGCCGGGGTCAAGCGGATCAGAATACATGA
- a CDS encoding integrase: MAGVKRIRIHDLRHSHISLLIDMGFTALAIADRVGHESIDITYRYAHLFPTRQTEMADRLDMERKGA; this comes from the coding sequence GTGGCCGGGGTCAAGCGGATCAGAATACATGACCTGCGGCATAGCCACATCTCCCTGCTGATTGACATGGGCTTTACGGCCCTTGCGATTGCAGACCGGGTGGGGCATGAGAGTATCGACATTACTTATCGTTACGCCCACCTGTTCCCCACCCGGCAGACGGAGATGGCGGACAGACTGGACATGGAGAGAAAGGGGGCTTAA
- a CDS encoding tRNA-specific 2-thiouridylase MnmA, giving the protein MIAMSGGVDSSGAALLTQNRGYDYVGCTMKLFDDPSTETARSRTCCALEDVEYARSVAFRTGVPYYVFNFRDNFRSKVTEKYIQS; this is encoded by the coding sequence TTGATCGCTATGAGCGGCGGCGTTGACAGCAGCGGCGCCGCTCTGCTGACACAGAATAGAGGCTATGACTACGTTGGATGCACCATGAAGCTATTTGATGATCCATCTACGGAAACTGCTCGGAGCCGAACCTGCTGTGCACTGGAAGATGTAGAGTATGCGCGAAGTGTTGCGTTCAGAACAGGAGTGCCCTATTATGTGTTTAATTTTAGAGATAACTTCCGCAGTAAGGTAACTGAAAAATACATCCAAAGCTAA
- a CDS encoding FeS cluster assembly scaffold protein codes for MALYSDKVMDHFRNPRNVGIIDDADGVGEVGNPVCGDIMKIYLKIADNTITDVKFETFGCGSAIASSSMATELIKGKSLTDALALTNKAVTEALDGLPAHKLHCSVLAEEAIKKAVKDYYDKNGIPYDHSLFPDCEHCAHCSR; via the coding sequence ATGGCGTTGTATAGTGATAAAGTAATGGATCATTTCCGAAATCCTCGGAATGTAGGTATCATAGACGATGCAGATGGTGTTGGAGAGGTTGGTAATCCTGTCTGCGGGGACATTATGAAGATCTATCTGAAGATCGCGGATAACACCATTACCGATGTGAAGTTTGAAACATTCGGCTGCGGCAGCGCCATTGCTTCCAGTTCTATGGCAACAGAGCTGATTAAGGGCAAATCGTTGACCGATGCCCTTGCACTGACCAACAAGGCCGTTACTGAAGCATTAGATGGACTTCCCGCTCATAAACTCCATTGCTCTGTATTGGCGGAGGAGGCTATAAAAAAGGCGGTCAAGGATTATTACGATAAAAATGGCATTCCTTATGACCACAGCCTGTTCCCGGATTGTGAGCATTGTGCTCACTGCAGCAGGTGA
- a CDS encoding cysteine desulfurase NifS, with protein MIYADNAATTKMSKAAIDAMLPYMEEYYGNPSSLYAFGQQAKEVLENARSRIAACLHADPREVTFTSGGSEADNQAIMTAAALGMRRGKKHIVSTAFEHHAVLHTLEKLKKQGFEVTLLDVHNTGLVRPEQVAEAIREDTCLVTIMYANNEIGTIQPVTEIGAICREKGVLFHTDAVQAAGHLHIDVKEQNIDMLSLSAHKFHGPKGIGALYAKRGIILETIINGGAQERGKRAGTENIPAIMGMAAALEEACAAMDEHSAKLTVLRERLIHGLDQIPYSELNGDHKHRLPSNVNFCFEGIEGESLLLLLDDKGICASSGSACTSGSLDPSHVLLAIGRPHEVAHGSLRLSLGEDMTEADIDEIILAVTDVVNYLRNISPFWRDLVNGKRPHIFER; from the coding sequence ATGATTTACGCAGACAATGCTGCAACCACCAAAATGAGCAAGGCGGCTATCGATGCTATGCTGCCCTATATGGAAGAATATTACGGCAACCCTTCCAGCCTCTACGCCTTTGGACAGCAGGCCAAGGAAGTGCTGGAAAATGCCCGGAGCCGGATCGCGGCCTGCCTCCATGCCGATCCGCGGGAGGTCACGTTTACCTCCGGAGGCAGCGAGGCGGATAACCAGGCCATTATGACCGCCGCTGCGCTGGGGATGCGCAGAGGCAAAAAGCATATTGTTTCCACGGCGTTTGAACACCATGCCGTTTTGCATACCCTGGAAAAATTGAAAAAGCAAGGCTTTGAGGTCACCCTTCTGGATGTACACAATACAGGACTTGTGAGGCCGGAGCAGGTGGCTGAAGCCATCCGGGAAGACACCTGCCTTGTGACCATCATGTATGCAAACAACGAGATCGGTACTATTCAGCCCGTCACAGAGATTGGGGCTATTTGCCGGGAGAAAGGCGTGCTGTTTCATACAGATGCAGTACAGGCGGCGGGACACCTGCACATTGATGTAAAAGAACAGAACATCGATATGCTCTCCCTTTCCGCACACAAATTTCACGGTCCGAAGGGAATCGGTGCTTTGTATGCCAAGCGCGGTATTATCCTGGAAACTATAATCAACGGCGGCGCGCAGGAGCGCGGAAAACGCGCGGGTACAGAGAATATCCCTGCCATCATGGGCATGGCAGCGGCGCTGGAAGAAGCCTGTGCGGCCATGGACGAGCACAGCGCAAAACTAACGGTCCTGCGGGAGCGGCTGATCCATGGATTGGATCAGATTCCTTATAGCGAACTGAACGGCGATCACAAACATCGGCTGCCCAGTAATGTGAATTTCTGTTTTGAGGGCATCGAAGGTGAATCGCTCTTGCTTCTGCTGGATGACAAGGGTATCTGCGCTTCCTCCGGCTCCGCTTGTACAAGCGGCTCTCTTGATCCCAGTCATGTGCTGCTGGCAATCGGCAGACCCCACGAGGTCGCCCATGGTTCTCTGCGGCTCAGCCTCGGCGAGGACATGACAGAAGCAGATATCGATGAGATCATTCTTGCCGTCACAGATGTGGTAAACTATCTGCGGAATATCTCTCCTTTCTGGAGAGATTTGGTCAATGGTAAACGGCCCCACATATTTGAAAGATAA
- a CDS encoding cysteine synthase A, which yields MANIYTSADQFIGKTPLLELTHIERSEGLEARILAKLEYLNPAGSVKDRIAKAMIDDAEAKGALNTRSVIIEPTSGNTGIGLASVAAARGYRIILVMPDTMSVERRQLMKAYGAELVLTEGVKGMKGAIAKAEELAKEIPDSFIPGQFVNPANPAAHRATTGPEIWADTDGEVDIFVAGVGTGGTITGVGEYLKSRNPAVKVAAVEPAASPVLSQGVAGAHKIQGIGAGFVPDNLNTEIYDEVLAVSNEDAFEYGRRVGQQEGVLVGISSGAAVWAAVELAKRPENKGKTIVALLPDTGDRYLSTPMFADERPRSIL from the coding sequence ATGGCAAACATTTATACTTCTGCTGACCAGTTCATCGGCAAGACGCCTTTGCTGGAGCTTACCCATATTGAAAGATCCGAGGGCCTGGAAGCCAGGATCTTGGCAAAGCTGGAATACCTCAACCCCGCCGGATCTGTTAAGGATCGTATTGCGAAAGCCATGATCGATGATGCCGAAGCGAAGGGAGCGCTGAATACCCGGTCAGTTATTATTGAACCTACCTCCGGCAACACGGGAATTGGCCTGGCATCTGTTGCCGCGGCAAGGGGCTACCGCATCATCCTTGTCATGCCCGACACCATGAGCGTGGAGCGCCGCCAGCTGATGAAGGCGTATGGCGCGGAGCTGGTGCTCACCGAGGGGGTGAAGGGAATGAAGGGAGCCATTGCCAAAGCAGAGGAGCTGGCAAAGGAAATTCCGGACAGCTTTATTCCCGGCCAATTCGTCAACCCGGCAAACCCCGCCGCGCACCGCGCCACTACTGGCCCGGAGATCTGGGCAGATACCGACGGCGAGGTGGATATCTTTGTTGCCGGTGTGGGTACGGGCGGCACCATTACCGGTGTGGGCGAATATCTCAAGAGTCGGAACCCCGCTGTCAAGGTGGCAGCGGTGGAGCCGGCGGCCTCTCCGGTCCTTTCTCAGGGAGTGGCCGGAGCCCACAAGATCCAGGGCATCGGCGCAGGCTTTGTGCCAGACAACCTGAACACCGAGATCTATGATGAAGTCCTGGCAGTGTCCAATGAGGATGCCTTTGAATATGGCAGACGTGTGGGACAGCAGGAGGGAGTGCTGGTGGGCATCTCGTCCGGCGCCGCTGTCTGGGCTGCTGTAGAGCTGGCAAAGCGCCCCGAAAACAAGGGTAAGACCATTGTGGCCCTGCTGCCGGACACCGGCGACAGATACCTTTCCACTCCCATGTTTGCAGATGAAAGACCGAGGAGTATATTATGA
- a CDS encoding O-acetylhomoserineO-acetylserine sulfhydrylase: MSDYKFETLQLHVGQEHPDPASDARAVPIYATTSYVFHNSQHAADRFGLADTGNIYGRLTNSTQGVFEQRISALEGGVAGLAVASGAAAITYTIQALAKQGEHIVAQKTIYGGTSNLLAHTLPLYGINSSFVDVHDLAAVEHAIQPNTKAIYIETLGNPNSDIPDIDAIADIAHKYGLPLVIDNTFGTPYLIRPIEHGADIVIHSATKFIGGHGTTLGGIIVDGGSFDWAASGKYPWISAANPSYHGVKFTEAAGKAAFVTYIRAILLRDEGACISPFAAFLLLQGTETLSLRLERHVENAKKVVKYLTSHPQVEKVNHPSLPEHPDHALYEKYFPNGGASIFTFQIKGGREDAFRFIDNLKIFSLLANVADVKSLVIHPASTTHSQLTEEELENVGIYQNTIRLSIGTEHIDDIIADLEQAFQRVKEV; the protein is encoded by the coding sequence ATGTCTGATTACAAATTTGAAACGCTCCAACTCCATGTGGGCCAGGAGCACCCTGACCCTGCATCTGATGCCCGTGCGGTTCCCATCTACGCTACCACTTCTTATGTATTTCATAACAGTCAGCACGCAGCAGATCGCTTTGGTCTGGCTGATACAGGCAACATCTATGGCCGCCTGACCAATTCCACCCAAGGTGTTTTTGAACAGCGCATTTCCGCATTGGAGGGCGGTGTTGCCGGTCTGGCTGTCGCCTCTGGCGCCGCCGCGATCACCTATACCATTCAGGCGCTTGCAAAACAGGGAGAGCACATTGTAGCACAAAAGACCATCTACGGCGGCACCAGTAATCTGTTGGCCCACACCTTGCCACTCTACGGCATCAACTCCAGCTTTGTGGATGTCCACGACCTCGCCGCCGTGGAACATGCGATCCAGCCCAACACCAAGGCCATCTACATTGAGACCCTGGGCAACCCCAACAGTGATATTCCTGACATTGACGCCATTGCTGACATTGCTCACAAATATGGACTGCCGCTGGTAATCGATAATACATTCGGCACCCCCTATCTGATCCGTCCCATTGAACACGGCGCTGACATTGTGATCCACTCCGCCACCAAGTTCATTGGCGGCCACGGTACGACCCTGGGCGGTATCATTGTGGACGGCGGCAGCTTTGATTGGGCGGCAAGCGGAAAATACCCCTGGATCAGCGCAGCGAATCCCAGCTACCATGGCGTAAAGTTTACAGAGGCTGCGGGAAAGGCCGCTTTTGTTACCTATATCCGCGCAATCCTGCTGCGGGACGAGGGTGCCTGCATCAGTCCCTTTGCGGCTTTTCTGCTGCTTCAGGGTACGGAAACCCTGAGTCTCCGGCTGGAACGTCATGTGGAGAACGCAAAGAAAGTGGTGAAATACCTGACTTCCCATCCCCAGGTGGAAAAAGTCAATCATCCTTCTCTGCCGGAACATCCGGATCACGCGCTGTACGAAAAGTATTTTCCGAACGGCGGCGCTTCCATTTTTACATTCCAAATCAAGGGCGGACGGGAGGATGCCTTCCGGTTTATTGACAATTTGAAGATTTTCTCTTTGCTGGCCAATGTAGCGGACGTCAAAAGTTTGGTGATTCATCCAGCTTCCACCACACACAGCCAGCTTACGGAGGAGGAACTGGAGAACGTGGGAATTTACCAGAATACCATCCGTCTTTCCATCGGCACAGAGCACATTGATGACATTATCGCAGATCTGGAGCAGGCGTTCCAGCGTGTCAAGGAGGTATGA
- a CDS encoding anthranilate/para-aminobenzoate synthase, protein MQIVPTLEKVQEIDSARRYRVLPVSCEILSDFTTPIEAMRILKQVSTHCYMLESAASHETWGRYTFLGFDPSLEITCRNGEMRAGCLHFPTADPSAYLRQVLEEHKSPRFDHLPPFTGGLVGYFSYDYLGYSEPSVRAEVEDSEEFRDLDLMLFDKVIAFDHLRQKLILMVNMSLDEPETSYNKAVLELRQLVELLRTGAKKQDRAGRLLGPVTPLFGREDFCRMVEQAKVHIREGDIFQIVLSNCLSAPFEGSLFNTYRVLRTLNPSPYMFYFSGTDVEVAGASPETLVKLENGVLHTFPLAGTRPRGKTPEEDQVLETELLSDEKELAEHNMLVDLGRNDLGKISRFGTVQVEKFHTIERFSHVMHIGSTVRGELREDKDALDAIEAVLPAGTLSGAPKLRACQLIAELENNKRGIYGGAIGYIDFTGNMDTCIAIRIAYQKNGRVFVRSGAGIVADSVPEQEFEECMNKARASLRALELAQEAEL, encoded by the coding sequence ATGCAGATCGTTCCCACATTGGAGAAAGTCCAGGAGATCGATTCCGCCAGACGATACCGGGTGCTGCCGGTGAGCTGTGAGATCCTGTCTGACTTCACCACGCCCATAGAAGCCATGCGCATCCTGAAGCAGGTTTCCACCCACTGCTATATGCTGGAGTCCGCAGCCAGCCATGAGACCTGGGGACGCTACACCTTCCTGGGCTTTGATCCCAGTCTTGAGATCACCTGCAGGAACGGGGAGATGCGGGCCGGATGCCTTCACTTCCCAACGGCGGACCCATCCGCTTACCTGCGTCAGGTCCTGGAGGAGCACAAAAGCCCCCGCTTTGACCATCTCCCTCCCTTCACCGGCGGGCTTGTGGGATACTTCTCCTATGACTATCTGGGGTACAGCGAGCCGTCCGTCCGGGCGGAGGTGGAGGACAGCGAGGAATTTCGGGATCTTGATCTGATGCTCTTTGACAAGGTCATTGCCTTTGACCATCTGCGGCAGAAGCTCATTCTCATGGTCAATATGTCCCTGGACGAGCCGGAGACCAGCTACAACAAGGCGGTGCTGGAGCTCAGACAGCTTGTGGAGCTGCTGCGGACCGGAGCAAAGAAGCAGGACCGTGCCGGGCGGCTCCTGGGCCCGGTGACGCCGCTGTTCGGCCGGGAGGACTTCTGCCGAATGGTGGAGCAGGCCAAGGTCCACATCCGGGAAGGGGATATTTTTCAGATCGTCCTCTCCAACTGCCTGTCGGCCCCCTTTGAGGGCAGCCTGTTCAACACCTACCGGGTGCTGCGCACCCTTAACCCCTCCCCCTATATGTTCTATTTTTCCGGAACAGATGTGGAGGTGGCGGGGGCGTCGCCGGAGACTCTGGTCAAGCTGGAAAACGGCGTGCTCCACACCTTCCCTCTCGCGGGCACCCGGCCCAGGGGAAAGACCCCGGAGGAGGACCAGGTTCTGGAGACAGAGCTGCTCTCCGATGAGAAAGAGCTGGCGGAGCACAATATGCTGGTGGATCTGGGGCGGAACGATCTTGGGAAGATCAGCCGGTTCGGTACGGTCCAGGTGGAGAAGTTCCACACCATTGAGCGCTTCTCCCATGTCATGCACATCGGCTCCACCGTACGGGGAGAGCTCCGGGAGGACAAGGACGCGCTGGACGCCATCGAGGCGGTGCTGCCCGCCGGGACCCTCTCCGGAGCGCCTAAGCTCCGGGCCTGCCAGCTGATCGCAGAGCTGGAGAACAACAAGCGGGGCATCTACGGCGGGGCCATCGGCTACATCGACTTCACCGGGAATATGGACACCTGCATCGCCATCCGGATCGCCTATCAGAAGAACGGCAGGGTGTTTGTGAGAAGCGGAGCAGGGATCGTGGCCGATTCGGTCCCGGAGCAGGAATTTGAGGAATGTATGAACAAGGCGCGGGCGTCCCTGAGGGCGCTGGAGCTTGCACAGGAGGCGGAGCTATGA
- a CDS encoding anthranilate/para-aminobenzoate synthase, whose translation MILLIDNYDSFSYNLYQLVGEFEPNIWIIRNDEMTAEEIRALQPERIILSPGPGRPEDAGITMEVVTALGHEIPILGVCLGHQAICAAFGASITYAKALMHGKQSQVRFDLDCPLFRGCPETALVGRYHSLAADAETLPECLKITARTEDGEVMAVQHRAYPIYGVQFHPESILTPDGKTMLQNFIKEM comes from the coding sequence ATGATCCTGCTGATCGATAACTATGACAGCTTTTCCTACAATCTGTACCAGCTTGTTGGGGAATTCGAGCCGAATATCTGGATCATCCGCAATGATGAGATGACCGCAGAAGAAATTCGGGCGCTTCAGCCGGAACGGATCATCCTCTCCCCCGGCCCGGGGAGGCCGGAGGACGCGGGAATCACCATGGAGGTGGTGACCGCCCTGGGGCATGAGATCCCCATTCTGGGGGTCTGTCTGGGGCACCAGGCCATCTGCGCCGCCTTTGGCGCCTCCATTACCTACGCCAAGGCGCTGATGCACGGGAAGCAGTCCCAGGTCCGATTCGATCTGGACTGCCCGCTGTTCCGGGGCTGTCCGGAAACAGCCCTTGTGGGGCGGTATCACTCCCTGGCGGCGGACGCCGAAACCCTTCCGGAGTGCCTGAAAATCACTGCCAGAACCGAGGACGGAGAGGTCATGGCGGTACAGCACAGGGCGTATCCAATCTACGGCGTACAGTTCCACCCGGAGTCCATTTTGACGCCCGACGGGAAAACCATGCTGCAAAACTTCATAAAGGAGATGTAA
- a CDS encoding anthranilate phosphoribosyltransferase has product MIKEAIVKIVNKGDLTYEEAYTVMNEIMGGETTPTQNAAFLAALSTKSARAETTDEIAGCAAAMRGHAIKVETGMELFEIVGTGGDNAGSFNISTTAALVAAAGGMKVAKHGNRAASSLCGTADCLEALGVNIHQSPEKCVELLRDVGMCFFFAQDYHTSMKYVGAIRKELGFRTVFNILGPLTNPGTPVRQLLGVYDDYLVEPLAQVLINLGIKRGMVVYGQDKLDEISLSAPTTICEIRDGWFKSSVITPEDFGFDRCTKEELKGGTPEENAAITQTILSGGRGAKRNAVLLNAGAALYIGGKADSMKDGVALAAELIDTGKAAAVLEQLIAVSNGPEVEA; this is encoded by the coding sequence ATGATCAAAGAAGCCATCGTCAAGATCGTCAATAAAGGGGACCTCACCTACGAGGAGGCCTACACCGTGATGAATGAGATCATGGGCGGCGAGACCACGCCCACCCAAAACGCCGCTTTTCTTGCCGCCCTCTCCACCAAGAGCGCCCGGGCGGAGACCACCGACGAGATCGCCGGATGCGCCGCCGCCATGCGGGGCCACGCCATCAAGGTGGAGACCGGCATGGAGCTCTTTGAGATCGTGGGCACCGGCGGAGACAACGCCGGCAGCTTCAACATCTCCACCACCGCCGCCCTGGTGGCGGCGGCAGGGGGCATGAAGGTGGCCAAGCACGGAAACCGGGCGGCCTCCTCCCTGTGCGGCACGGCGGACTGTCTGGAGGCACTGGGGGTCAACATCCACCAGAGCCCCGAAAAGTGCGTGGAGCTACTCCGGGACGTGGGAATGTGCTTTTTCTTCGCCCAGGATTACCACACCTCCATGAAATATGTGGGAGCCATCCGCAAGGAGCTGGGCTTCCGCACGGTATTCAATATCCTCGGCCCGCTGACCAACCCCGGGACGCCGGTCCGGCAGCTGCTGGGGGTCTATGACGACTATCTGGTGGAGCCCCTGGCTCAGGTGCTCATCAATCTGGGGATCAAGCGGGGCATGGTGGTATACGGACAGGACAAGCTGGACGAGATCTCCCTGAGTGCGCCCACCACCATCTGCGAGATCCGGGACGGCTGGTTCAAGTCCTCGGTCATCACCCCGGAGGATTTTGGCTTTGACCGCTGCACAAAAGAGGAACTGAAGGGCGGGACGCCGGAGGAGAACGCTGCCATCACCCAGACTATTTTGAGCGGCGGGCGGGGCGCCAAGCGGAACGCGGTGCTGCTCAACGCCGGGGCGGCCCTGTACATCGGCGGCAAAGCCGATAGCATGAAGGACGGCGTGGCCCTGGCGGCGGAGCTCATTGATACAGGAAAGGCCGCCGCCGTGCTGGAGCAGCTGATCGCGGTCAGCAACGGCCCGGAGGTGGAGGCATGA
- a CDS encoding indole-3-glycerol phosphate synthase, with protein MTILDQLAGHARERVAASKSSVPLEELRLQALSLLKGDFGFEKALRKDGLSFICECKRASPSKGLIAPEYPYLQIALDYEAAGADCISVLTEPKWFLGSGRHLQEIARTASIPCLRKDFTVDEYMIYEAKVLGASAVLLICAILTERQIREYLHTCDELGLSALVEVHNEAEAETALRAGARIIGVNNRSLKDFSVDPDNSRRLRALIPREVLFVSESGVRSAGDVAVLRELGADGVLIGETLMRAADKKAALAGLRGGA; from the coding sequence ATGACCATACTGGACCAGCTGGCCGGCCATGCCCGGGAGCGGGTGGCGGCGTCCAAGAGCTCTGTCCCTCTGGAGGAGCTGCGTCTGCAGGCCCTTTCTCTCCTCAAAGGAGATTTTGGGTTTGAGAAAGCCCTGAGAAAAGACGGACTCTCTTTCATCTGTGAGTGCAAGCGGGCCTCGCCCTCCAAGGGACTCATCGCCCCGGAGTATCCCTACCTGCAAATTGCACTGGACTATGAGGCGGCGGGTGCAGACTGCATCTCAGTGCTCACTGAGCCCAAATGGTTTCTGGGCAGCGGCCGGCATTTGCAGGAGATCGCCCGGACGGCCTCCATCCCCTGCCTGCGGAAGGACTTTACCGTAGACGAATACATGATCTATGAGGCGAAGGTGCTGGGGGCGTCGGCAGTCCTGCTGATCTGTGCCATTTTGACGGAGCGGCAGATCCGGGAGTACCTGCACACCTGCGATGAGCTGGGCCTGTCCGCACTGGTGGAGGTCCACAACGAGGCGGAGGCGGAAACTGCCCTCCGGGCAGGGGCGCGGATCATCGGGGTGAACAACCGCAGCCTGAAGGATTTCTCTGTGGACCCGGACAACAGCCGCCGGCTCAGGGCGCTGATCCCCCGCGAGGTGCTGTTTGTTTCCGAAAGCGGCGTCCGCAGCGCCGGAGACGTCGCAGTGCTCCGAGAGCTGGGAGCGGACGGAGTCCTGATTGGAGAAACTCTGATGCGGGCGGCCGATAAAAAGGCCGCTCTGGCCGGACTGCGAGGCGGAGCATGA
- a CDS encoding N-(5'-phosphoribosyl)anthranilate isomerase: MTKIKLCGLSRPRDILAANQLRPEYIGFVFAPESKRYIAPKGAAELKELLDPNIQAVGVFVNETAETVARLLNRGVIDLAQLHGSEGGDYVDRLRMLTPKPIIQAFRIATVQDVLRAEASAADHILLDAGAGTGTVFDWSMLRQLRRPYFLAGGLGPDNVEGAVERLHPYAVDVSSGIETDGGKDPEKMAAFVAAVRKGARA, translated from the coding sequence ATGACAAAAATCAAGCTGTGCGGCCTGTCCCGCCCCCGGGATATTCTGGCCGCAAATCAGCTGAGGCCGGAGTATATCGGATTTGTATTTGCCCCTGAAAGCAAACGATATATCGCACCCAAAGGGGCCGCTGAATTGAAGGAATTACTGGACCCGAACATTCAGGCGGTGGGCGTATTTGTCAACGAGACAGCAGAGACAGTGGCCCGCCTGCTGAACCGCGGTGTGATCGACCTGGCCCAGCTTCACGGCAGCGAGGGCGGGGACTATGTTGACCGGCTGCGGATGCTTACCCCAAAGCCCATTATCCAGGCATTCCGGATCGCCACGGTTCAGGATGTCCTCCGCGCCGAGGCCAGTGCTGCTGACCATATCCTGCTGGATGCCGGTGCGGGTACGGGAACCGTTTTTGACTGGAGTATGCTCCGGCAGCTCCGGCGGCCCTATTTCCTGGCCGGCGGGCTGGGGCCGGATAATGTGGAAGGGGCGGTGGAGCGGCTTCACCCCTATGCGGTGGATGTCAGCTCCGGTATTGAGACGGATGGGGGCAAGGATCCGGAAAAAATGGCGGCCTTTGTGGCCGCAGTCAGAAAGGGAGCGAGAGCATGA